Genomic DNA from Mesotoga infera:
CCTTTATTTTTCCCGAAAGTGCAGGGAGCTTCCGTCGAAGCTTCATTTGAGATGTGGATTGATGCTAGAATGCTTTTGATGAGTACCCGATACACTTGAACCCGATCGGAGTCTCCGGAGACTTGACTCTTTGGAAAAAATGGGGGGATTCAGTTGAGACCGGCACCCGATTTCTCAGTGATCCAGGACGTCTTCAGGCGTAATGGAGAACCTTGCAGAGTTCCGTTCTTTGAACTCTTTGCGGACGATGAAATAATGGAAGAAGTGATGGGCTACAAACTTGCCAAAGTGGAAGAAGATCCCGACAGGTACTTCGACCAGCTGGTCGGTTTTTATGAGGAACTGGGATATGACTACGTTCCTTTCTATCAGGCTCCCCGCTTTCCCACTCCCGATTACATTCATGGTGAAGACACGGCAACATACCGCAGAGAAAGCAGGAAGTGGATGAATGAAAAGGGTGGCCCTATTAAGACCCTGAAAGACCTCCGGGAAGCGGACTGGCCGAAGCCAGAGGAAGCTGTTGATTTCGACCTTTTCCGTAAGCTGGGAAACCACCTTCCGGAAGGAATGAAAGTAGTTGGAGGGGCTTCCGGTGGGCCGTTTGAGCACTCCAGCTTCCTGATGGGTGTTGAGAATCTCTCCATGGCCGTTTACGAGGATCCCGAGCTGGTCAGCACCCTCAATGAAATGATCGGCAGTGTTCTCGTCGGAGCCGCGAAAATCATCTCTTCAATGGATTGCGTAGGCGCGTACTGTTTTGGAGACGATCTCGGATACAAGACATCGACCATCTTCTCTCCGAGACATCTAAGAAGACTGGTCTTCCCGTGGTACAAAGAGATAGCCAGTGTGGTCCATGCAAACGGTAAACCCTTTGTCCTTCACAGTTGCGGCAACTTAACCACTGTAATGGACGATATCATAGACGCAGGAGTCGATGCGAAACACTCCTTTGAAGACCAGATAATGCCTGTTCCCGAAGTTAAGAGAAGATGGGGCAAGAGAATCTCGATCCTCGGTGGAATAGATGTTGATTTTCTATGCCACGCTTCCGTTGAAGAAGTTAGGAGTCGAACACTCGAGACTCTCGAACAATGCGCTCCGGGAGGCGGATATGCTTTGGGCACGGGCAACACCGTCGCCAACTACATCCCGGTGAGAAACTACCTGGCAATGCTGGAGGCCGGAAATGAATTCAACTCTCGCTAGATACGTCGAATCGACCTCCGATTAGGTCCGTTCATGGCAGAACGTGAGAAAAACATCTCAGTTTTGAAAGGCATTCCTTTCGATATAGATGTGGCTTCGCTTGTAGAAAGCCTGCGGATCAGAGCCGGTTCTGAGGAAGAGACGACTTTCAGAGAGCTCGTAGAGAAAGCCCGAGAGACTGCGAACCCAAAGGCGATCTACAGGACCTGCTTCGTTGACCGCGTAAGTGGAGACGAAGTCACGATAGAAGGGGTTCGCTTCGAAAGCCGTCTCCTTTCGAAAAAACTCCGTTCGGTCGGCAGAGTCTTCCCGTTCGTCATAACTTCCGGACGAGAAGTTGACGAGTTTCCGCTTGATCGTACAGACTTTCTCAAGATCTTTTTCTGGGATAGTTTACTGGAACACATACTCCATGAGGCAGCCTTATTCATAAGAAGCGAGATTTCCAGGAATAACCTGATCGAAAACCTCGTATGGATGTCTCCAGGTTCGGGAGACGCGGAGATCCGGGCTCTGCAGCAACAGAGGGAATTGTTTTCCTTGATTGGAAATGTGAAAGAAGAGATTGGGGTCGAACTGAAGGAATCTCTTCTCATGATTCCGACGAAGTCTATTTCGGGAATTGCATTTCAGTCCGAGAAGGATTACAGGAGCTGCATGGTTTGCAGAAGGGCTGACTGTCACTACAGAAGCGCCCCATATGATGAGAAGCTGAGGAACTCCCTTGAATAGAATGGCTCAGTCTCAATAAGCAGTCTCTCCGACCAGTTTCGGAGTTGCTGGTATGAGGTTGGAGCAGAAGAAGTCAGTTCTCGCTTTACAGTTATTCGTTCGGAGAGACCCCTGCTGCCCAGAAGGAGCCTGCTGCGGTGTCGCTCTCGAGTGAATGGATAGGTTAAATGAGATTGAGGATACCTAAGAGGAGAGAGGATAAGTAATGAAGGAAGTTTTGTATAAGGTCACATTCCTGCCTTCGCAGAGAACAGTAACGGCAAAGAGAGGCGAGATTCTTCTCGATGTTTTGAGGAGGGAATCGCAGCCAGTAAGTGCCGTATGCGGAGGAAGGGGAAACTGTGGAAAGTGCAAAGCGCTTGTGACTGATGGAAGCGAGGCCTTCCCGCCAACCCTTACCGAGGCAAGACTTCTGACACGAGACGAGATTGC
This window encodes:
- a CDS encoding uroporphyrinogen-III decarboxylase-like protein; this translates as MRPAPDFSVIQDVFRRNGEPCRVPFFELFADDEIMEEVMGYKLAKVEEDPDRYFDQLVGFYEELGYDYVPFYQAPRFPTPDYIHGEDTATYRRESRKWMNEKGGPIKTLKDLREADWPKPEEAVDFDLFRKLGNHLPEGMKVVGGASGGPFEHSSFLMGVENLSMAVYEDPELVSTLNEMIGSVLVGAAKIISSMDCVGAYCFGDDLGYKTSTIFSPRHLRRLVFPWYKEIASVVHANGKPFVLHSCGNLTTVMDDIIDAGVDAKHSFEDQIMPVPEVKRRWGKRISILGGIDVDFLCHASVEEVRSRTLETLEQCAPGGGYALGTGNTVANYIPVRNYLAMLEAGNEFNSR
- a CDS encoding vitamin B12 dependent methionine synthase, with amino-acid sequence MAEREKNISVLKGIPFDIDVASLVESLRIRAGSEEETTFRELVEKARETANPKAIYRTCFVDRVSGDEVTIEGVRFESRLLSKKLRSVGRVFPFVITSGREVDEFPLDRTDFLKIFFWDSLLEHILHEAALFIRSEISRNNLIENLVWMSPGSGDAEIRALQQQRELFSLIGNVKEEIGVELKESLLMIPTKSISGIAFQSEKDYRSCMVCRRADCHYRSAPYDEKLRNSLE